From a region of the Pseudanabaena sp. ABRG5-3 genome:
- a CDS encoding OmpA family protein: MLQENNSATNELEREVNGEVITQLSHRAKSFQMPTHLVAAEFGEVNVLRGELASNSELAECQVALTIAMEPQGRFAEGWRTGLALDASASMKRAYGRKVEARVDPELLTDYIKQGRLRAYMEDGEPTRKIQREAFAEIQERGYEINYTENILQPLVQDFTAYLAGSLDGTGKTSLIYWGCGKGDEIQVLGEFDADSCQALAITGPASFKLGKTTKLLPAIAYFVDQYREAQRGMYIFLTDGRIDDLEKVKLYTKELALEIAVGKRNYLKLILIGIGNDVDRYQLQELDDFDTGLDIDLWDYKIASEMHNLTQIFAEVVNENQIIAESGSIYDDAGNCVKTYTNGLPAKVDFTMRDDSQWFELEVGNQRIRQSIVLGAVAIAPLVKKQLFDFEIKASESRNAALFEDGNEKESEADHTSTSHPWWKWLAAVFIGAAFIGTVIAFGILIKRSDDTKLQNLSTSTVNKETETNPQTTNRVNSQPSNNVSKSNLNSSKPTDNSSNNSTNKSQTFANSSDQQKSVADNIATSSNKSQTSVSSNNQQLAKTFNDIQTTKATSSVLPSPNELQLDKSDSGNKSASSPVNNFVKMAGELAEKNSLNNFLKLSSTNSMNNSLKELNNSPSNLNNNLGKQPSDNSSNNTEKNIASKSINDSSKNSVSTNSSSSANNNSANSNARNSDRNISTSILPITNPDLEVTIFFPSDEAQLMTPEETKIDNFWSKIQGRRGIIQVSGHTDKTGDYAYNLDLSQARANEVVRLLRDRGLDNNYKITFEALSWLQPLRKNNTAIDNAFNRRVVIQFKEQR; the protein is encoded by the coding sequence ATGCTACAGGAAAATAATTCCGCGACTAATGAATTAGAACGTGAAGTCAATGGCGAAGTAATTACTCAACTCAGTCATAGAGCGAAGAGTTTTCAAATGCCCACACATCTGGTGGCAGCAGAATTCGGCGAAGTGAATGTTTTGAGAGGAGAGTTAGCATCTAATTCAGAATTGGCGGAATGTCAGGTAGCATTGACGATCGCGATGGAGCCTCAGGGAAGATTTGCTGAAGGGTGGCGGACGGGCTTGGCTTTAGATGCGAGTGCTTCGATGAAGCGGGCTTATGGACGTAAGGTAGAGGCGCGGGTCGATCCTGAGCTTTTAACGGACTATATCAAGCAAGGTCGGCTACGCGCCTATATGGAAGATGGCGAACCTACACGGAAGATTCAGCGTGAAGCCTTTGCCGAAATTCAAGAGCGTGGCTATGAGATTAACTATACAGAAAATATTTTGCAGCCCTTGGTACAGGATTTTACGGCTTACCTAGCAGGCAGTTTGGATGGGACTGGTAAGACTTCGTTGATTTATTGGGGCTGTGGTAAGGGTGACGAGATCCAAGTTTTGGGTGAGTTTGATGCGGATAGTTGTCAGGCGCTAGCAATTACAGGTCCCGCTAGTTTTAAGCTTGGTAAGACCACTAAGCTTTTACCTGCGATCGCTTATTTTGTCGATCAATATCGCGAAGCACAGCGAGGGATGTATATCTTTTTGACCGATGGCAGGATTGATGATTTAGAAAAGGTCAAGCTGTATACAAAAGAATTAGCTTTAGAGATTGCAGTTGGTAAGCGCAATTATTTGAAATTGATTTTGATCGGAATTGGTAATGATGTTGATCGCTATCAATTGCAAGAATTAGATGATTTTGATACGGGATTAGATATTGATCTCTGGGATTACAAAATTGCTAGTGAAATGCATAATCTCACCCAGATTTTTGCGGAAGTAGTTAATGAAAATCAGATCATTGCTGAAAGTGGCTCTATCTATGATGATGCAGGTAATTGTGTTAAAACCTATACCAATGGTTTGCCTGCGAAAGTTGATTTTACGATGCGTGATGATTCGCAATGGTTTGAGCTAGAGGTGGGCAATCAACGCATTCGGCAATCGATAGTTTTGGGTGCTGTAGCGATCGCGCCTTTAGTAAAGAAACAACTATTCGACTTTGAGATTAAAGCAAGTGAAAGTCGGAATGCAGCTTTATTTGAGGATGGAAATGAGAAAGAATCAGAAGCCGATCACACCTCGACTTCACATCCTTGGTGGAAATGGTTAGCGGCAGTATTTATCGGTGCTGCCTTTATTGGGACAGTGATCGCCTTTGGCATTTTAATTAAGCGATCGGATGATACTAAACTCCAAAATCTCTCTACATCGACTGTCAATAAAGAAACTGAGACGAATCCTCAAACTACGAATAGAGTAAATTCTCAACCCTCTAATAATGTTTCTAAATCGAATCTGAATAGCTCTAAGCCTACCGATAATAGCTCTAACAACTCAACTAATAAGTCCCAGACTTTTGCCAATAGCAGTGATCAGCAAAAGTCAGTTGCCGACAATATCGCTACTTCTAGTAATAAGTCGCAGACTAGCGTCAGTAGTAACAATCAACAATTAGCGAAGACTTTCAATGATATTCAGACTACAAAAGCTACTAGTTCGGTATTGCCATCGCCTAATGAGTTGCAGTTAGACAAATCAGATAGTGGTAATAAATCAGCAAGTAGTCCAGTCAACAACTTTGTAAAAATGGCGGGTGAGCTAGCGGAAAAGAATTCTCTTAACAATTTTCTGAAATTAAGCAGTACTAATTCTATGAATAATTCTCTAAAAGAATTAAATAATAGTCCTAGCAATCTTAATAATAATTTGGGGAAGCAACCAAGTGATAATTCTAGTAATAATACTGAAAAAAATATTGCTAGCAAATCGATAAATGATTCTAGCAAGAATTCGGTTTCTACTAATAGTTCTAGTAGTGCAAATAATAATTCGGCTAACAGCAATGCTCGTAATAGCGATCGCAATATTAGTACTTCGATTTTGCCAATTACTAATCCAGACCTAGAGGTGACCATCTTTTTCCCTTCCGATGAAGCGCAACTGATGACACCTGAAGAAACCAAAATCGATAATTTTTGGTCAAAAATTCAAGGACGACGCGGCATTATTCAAGTTAGCGGTCACACCGATAAAACGGGTGACTATGCCTATAATCTCGATCTTTCCCAAGCAAGGGCAAATGAAGTGGTGAGATTATTACGCGATCGCGGGCTTGATAATAATTACAAAATCACTTTTGAGGCTTTATCTTGGCTGCAACCTTTAAGAAAAAATAATACGGCGATCGATAATGCCTTTAATCGTCGAGTTGTCATCCAGTTTAAAGAACAACGCTAA
- a CDS encoding VWA domain-containing protein, giving the protein MQLKSVVQPFGEVNVYPQNNGEIDIVATILMVPDIEGARVGLALDGSASMKKMYGISGVVSSFFASAAITQNVVEPVTRVMVKYLANFAATGRVDLINWACGAAGELIEDLGSFGGEEIEQFPVKGPKIPWGTGTKLLPPLRYFINKYKDAPAIGVKQPAAICLIITDGIIEDLEEVKEYCFKYALEIADQTKPFIKLLLIGVGKEIDEKQLEELDNMFEGSFIKDAAGRDIDLWDYQVADDIQILEQIFKEFVSAETIVTHYGRILNQVGTVCEEYSLGVPALMRFKLPAGSTSFTLEFSGGNVTQDITEALPKDLESPLIPQTEQWQDVVDFG; this is encoded by the coding sequence ATGCAGTTAAAAAGTGTCGTTCAGCCCTTTGGTGAAGTCAATGTCTACCCACAAAACAATGGAGAAATTGACATCGTTGCAACTATTCTGATGGTTCCAGACATTGAAGGTGCAAGAGTTGGCTTAGCTCTGGATGGGTCTGCATCCATGAAAAAAATGTATGGCATCAGTGGTGTTGTCAGCAGCTTTTTTGCCAGTGCTGCCATTACACAAAATGTCGTTGAGCCAGTGACAAGGGTGATGGTCAAGTACCTTGCTAATTTTGCCGCAACGGGTAGAGTTGACCTGATTAACTGGGCTTGTGGTGCTGCTGGTGAATTGATCGAAGATTTAGGCAGCTTTGGGGGCGAAGAGATTGAACAGTTTCCTGTCAAGGGACCGAAAATCCCTTGGGGTACGGGTACAAAATTATTGCCACCTTTACGATATTTCATTAACAAATATAAAGATGCTCCTGCGATCGGGGTCAAGCAACCTGCGGCAATCTGCCTAATTATCACCGATGGCATTATTGAAGATCTCGAAGAGGTCAAAGAGTACTGCTTTAAATATGCTCTCGAAATTGCGGATCAAACAAAGCCATTTATCAAGCTATTGCTGATTGGTGTAGGCAAAGAGATTGATGAGAAGCAATTAGAAGAACTCGATAATATGTTTGAAGGAAGCTTTATCAAAGATGCCGCAGGTCGTGACATTGATCTGTGGGATTATCAAGTTGCCGATGACATTCAGATTTTGGAACAGATTTTTAAAGAATTTGTATCTGCGGAAACGATTGTTACTCACTATGGTCGAATTCTCAATCAAGTCGGTACAGTTTGTGAAGAGTATAGCCTCGGTGTCCCTGCACTTATGCGTTTCAAGTTACCTGCGGGTTCCACTTCCTTTACTCTAGAGTTCTCTGGTGGTAATGTCACCCAAGATATTACCGAAGCTTTGCCGAAAGATCTAGAATCTCCTCTCATTCCTCAAACTGAACAATGGCAAGATGTTGTAGATTTCGGGTAA
- the dnaK gene encoding molecular chaperone DnaK, with protein sequence MAKVVGIDLGTTNSVVAVMEGGKPTVIANAEGFRTTPSVVAYAKNGDRLVGQIAKRQAVMNTENTFYSVKRFIGRRYDEVSGESKQVAYKVMKVGENVKIDAPAASKQFAPEEISAQVLRKLVDDASKYLGETVTQAVITVPAYFNDSQRQATKDAGKIAGVEVLRIINEPTAAALAYGLDSKTNETILVFDLGGGTFDVSILEVGDGVFEVMSTSGDTHLGGDDFDKKIVDFLANQFQSAEGIDLRKDKQALQRLTEAAEKAKIELSSVTQTEINLPFITATQDGPKHLDTTLTRAKFEELCSDLIDRCRIPVEQAIRDAKIDKSKIDEVVLVGGSTRIPAVQEVVKKILGKDPNQSVNPDEVVAIGAAVQAGVLAGEVKDILLLDVTPLSLGVETLGGVMTKIIPRNTTVPTKKSEVFSTAVDGQSNVEIHVLQGEREMANDNKSLGTFRLDGIPPAPRGVPQIEVTFDIDANGLLSVTAKDKGTGKVQTISISGASTLPKDEVERMVNEAERNSAADKEKRDRIEAKNQADSLAYQAEKQIKDLGDKVPEADKTKIEGLVKTLRESIAKDDHEAITAQAEELKQALYALSSSVYQQGGAEAPTGAAPEDGTRDAASGDDNVIDADFTESK encoded by the coding sequence ATGGCTAAAGTAGTTGGAATCGACTTAGGTACGACAAACTCAGTCGTCGCCGTCATGGAAGGGGGCAAGCCAACGGTGATTGCAAACGCCGAAGGCTTCCGTACCACACCCTCGGTAGTTGCTTACGCAAAGAATGGCGATCGCTTGGTTGGACAAATTGCAAAGCGCCAAGCCGTCATGAACACTGAAAACACATTTTATTCAGTAAAGCGCTTTATCGGCAGACGTTATGACGAAGTTAGCGGCGAATCTAAGCAAGTCGCTTACAAAGTAATGAAGGTTGGCGAAAACGTCAAAATCGACGCACCTGCCGCTAGCAAGCAATTTGCACCAGAAGAAATTTCTGCTCAAGTACTACGCAAGCTAGTTGATGATGCTAGCAAATATTTAGGCGAAACCGTTACCCAAGCAGTTATCACCGTTCCTGCATATTTCAATGACTCTCAGCGTCAAGCAACTAAGGACGCTGGCAAGATTGCAGGTGTTGAAGTTCTCCGTATTATCAACGAGCCTACGGCTGCGGCATTGGCTTATGGTCTAGATAGCAAAACTAACGAAACCATCCTCGTATTTGACCTTGGTGGTGGTACATTCGACGTATCGATCCTCGAAGTTGGCGACGGTGTATTTGAAGTAATGTCCACCAGTGGCGACACTCACCTCGGTGGTGACGACTTTGACAAGAAGATCGTAGACTTTCTCGCCAATCAGTTCCAGTCCGCCGAAGGCATCGACCTCCGCAAAGATAAGCAAGCTCTACAACGTTTGACTGAAGCTGCGGAAAAGGCAAAGATTGAGCTTTCTAGCGTTACTCAAACTGAAATTAACCTTCCCTTCATCACCGCAACTCAAGATGGTCCTAAGCACTTAGATACCACCTTGACCCGTGCTAAGTTTGAAGAGCTTTGCTCTGACCTAATCGATCGCTGCCGCATCCCCGTTGAGCAAGCAATCCGTGATGCCAAGATCGACAAGTCGAAGATCGATGAAGTAGTGCTCGTTGGTGGTTCGACCCGTATTCCTGCGGTGCAAGAAGTTGTTAAGAAGATTCTTGGCAAAGACCCTAACCAAAGCGTTAACCCCGATGAAGTGGTGGCGATCGGCGCAGCAGTTCAAGCGGGTGTACTCGCTGGTGAAGTTAAGGACATTCTCTTGCTTGACGTTACTCCTCTCTCCCTCGGTGTAGAAACCTTGGGTGGCGTAATGACCAAGATCATTCCTAGAAACACCACTGTTCCTACCAAGAAGTCCGAAGTCTTCTCTACTGCGGTTGATGGACAGAGCAATGTGGAAATTCACGTTCTCCAAGGTGAGCGTGAAATGGCTAACGACAACAAGAGCCTCGGAACCTTCCGTCTTGATGGTATTCCTCCTGCTCCTCGTGGCGTACCTCAAATCGAAGTTACCTTTGACATCGATGCTAACGGTTTGCTCTCCGTAACTGCGAAGGATAAGGGAACTGGTAAGGTTCAAACCATCTCGATCTCTGGTGCTTCTACCTTACCTAAGGATGAAGTGGAACGCATGGTTAACGAAGCAGAACGTAACTCTGCGGCTGATAAAGAAAAGCGCGATCGCATTGAGGCAAAGAACCAAGCTGACTCCCTTGCCTACCAAGCTGAGAAGCAAATCAAGGATCTCGGCGATAAGGTTCCTGAAGCTGACAAGACTAAGATCGAAGGTTTGGTCAAGACTCTCCGTGAATCCATTGCTAAGGATGACCACGAAGCGATCACTGCTCAAGCTGAAGAGTTGAAGCAAGCGCTCTATGCCCTTAGCTCCTCTGTCTATCAACAAGGTGGTGCGGAAGCTCCAACTGGTGCGGCTCCTGAAGATGGAACTCGTGATGCGGCAAGTGGCGATGACAATGTCATTGACGCTGACTTCACTGAATCTAAGTAG
- a CDS encoding J domain-containing protein: MARTSDRNTQQVNHYKTLRISYNANPAEVKSAYRGLVKEFHPDCNHHLDNHDDIASINLAYEVLSNPQARAHYDRSLGIKHSPSSNSQGVKRSPTKRETHLNEDQKIDRWCKQVYEPIIDLLEGIIDSLDEQIDALADDPYDDGLMEDFEDYIDECRGSYAKAQIFFRAVPNPASAAGIASYLYHCLNAISDGIEELNYFTLNFDDQHLHTGQELWRRAEEMRYYAQRAMQNLQTN; the protein is encoded by the coding sequence ATGGCTAGGACAAGCGATCGCAATACCCAACAGGTAAATCACTACAAAACTCTGCGAATTAGCTATAACGCGAATCCTGCTGAGGTCAAAAGCGCCTATCGTGGACTAGTCAAAGAATTTCACCCCGATTGCAATCACCATCTGGATAATCATGATGATATTGCCTCGATAAATCTCGCCTATGAAGTCCTCAGCAATCCCCAAGCCCGCGCCCATTACGATCGCAGTTTAGGGATTAAGCATAGTCCAAGTAGTAACTCTCAAGGAGTTAAGCGATCGCCCACTAAGCGCGAAACCCATCTAAATGAAGATCAAAAAATTGATCGCTGGTGCAAACAAGTCTATGAGCCGATTATTGATTTGCTAGAGGGTATCATCGATAGTCTCGATGAACAGATTGATGCTCTTGCTGATGATCCCTACGATGATGGATTGATGGAAGACTTCGAGGACTACATCGATGAATGTCGTGGTTCCTATGCTAAGGCACAGATTTTCTTTAGGGCAGTTCCCAATCCTGCTTCCGCCGCAGGAATTGCCAGTTATCTCTATCATTGCCTCAATGCCATTAGTGATGGCATCGAAGAGTTAAATTATTTCACCTTAAATTTTGACGATCAGCATTTGCATACAGGGCAGGAGCTATGGCGTAGAGCTGAAGAGATGCGCTACTACGCACAAAGGGCAATGCAGAATTTGCAAACAAATTAA
- a CDS encoding glycoside hydrolase family 19 protein gives MGTMKAKVATKLKVRPVNSSELTKPNETIDVPVGKTYGFDKFEPADNGHLKVTLAANSGVYYVYPPHWDGLTPAQIVSKQQAEALFGNTITDPQLQDLNSCLVRYKITTAPRLRHFLSQIAHESGGLQYTEELADGSDYEGRDDLGNVNAGDGPKYKGAGVIQLTGRANYQAFSKAIADPKVMDGVSYVAAKYPFTSAGFWWDNNQMNALCDSGATVEQVTLRVNGGYNGLEDRQHYYQKACGIFA, from the coding sequence ATGGGAACGATGAAGGCTAAGGTTGCAACCAAACTAAAAGTGCGTCCAGTAAATTCCTCAGAACTCACAAAACCTAACGAAACTATTGATGTTCCAGTGGGTAAAACCTATGGATTTGATAAATTTGAACCTGCGGATAATGGACATCTGAAGGTGACATTGGCAGCTAATAGTGGCGTTTACTATGTATATCCTCCCCATTGGGATGGATTAACTCCTGCTCAAATTGTCAGTAAGCAGCAAGCGGAAGCTCTTTTTGGGAATACAATCACTGATCCCCAACTGCAAGACCTGAATTCCTGTTTAGTTCGCTACAAGATCACTACTGCACCAAGATTACGGCATTTCCTTAGTCAAATTGCCCATGAGTCGGGAGGTTTGCAATATACAGAAGAACTTGCCGATGGTTCTGACTATGAAGGGCGTGATGATTTGGGCAATGTCAATGCTGGGGATGGACCAAAGTATAAGGGGGCTGGGGTGATTCAGCTAACGGGACGGGCAAATTATCAAGCTTTTAGCAAGGCGATCGCTGATCCCAAAGTCATGGATGGGGTGAGCTATGTGGCGGCTAAGTATCCATTTACTAGTGCGGGATTCTGGTGGGACAACAATCAGATGAATGCGCTATGTGATAGTGGCGCAACCGTAGAGCAGGTAACATTGCGAGTAAATGGTGGCTATAACGGTTTAGAAGATCGCCAACATTACTATCAAAAAGCCTGTGGCATTTTTGCCTAA
- a CDS encoding 5-(carboxyamino)imidazole ribonucleotide synthase, which yields MVTRQQIGVIGGGQLAWMMAIAAKDLGLNLAVQAASPDESAVPVADRVIYGKVADAIATAQLAEHCQVITFENEFVDLVALQELLDHQGDRQLLFLPKLETLAISVDKLNQRQHFRDHHIPTPEFYSVETETELLASAQKLGYPLVLKARRHGYDGKGTWVIANELELRSAWESMHKAPAIAEKFIPFESELAVIAARSESGEIAIYPVVETLQTNQVCRRTVAPARIKSSIREQVKTIATQIVTTLDAIGVFGIEFFLTATGQISVNEIAPRTHNSGHYTIEGCHTSQFEQLLRVVSGMDLGDVAMVAPVAVMVNLLGYEKANWTNSEKSIENSRYAEKLKAIANFPKTHIHWYNKTSSSVGRKLGHVTILAESHALAIDLSDRIESIWYNN from the coding sequence GTGGTTACTCGACAACAAATCGGGGTGATTGGTGGTGGTCAACTGGCTTGGATGATGGCGATCGCTGCCAAAGATCTAGGGCTAAATCTCGCAGTGCAGGCGGCTAGTCCTGACGAATCGGCAGTACCTGTAGCCGATCGCGTGATTTATGGCAAAGTTGCCGATGCGATCGCCACTGCTCAGCTTGCGGAACATTGCCAAGTAATTACCTTTGAGAATGAATTCGTTGATCTCGTCGCTTTACAAGAATTGCTGGATCATCAAGGCGATCGCCAATTATTATTTTTGCCAAAATTAGAAACCTTAGCGATTTCCGTCGATAAGCTGAACCAGCGCCAACATTTTCGCGATCATCATATTCCCACTCCTGAATTTTATAGTGTAGAAACAGAAACGGAACTTTTAGCATCTGCTCAAAAATTAGGTTATCCCTTAGTACTCAAAGCGAGAAGACATGGTTATGACGGTAAAGGAACTTGGGTAATTGCCAATGAATTAGAACTGCGCTCTGCTTGGGAAAGTATGCACAAAGCCCCTGCGATCGCCGAAAAATTCATTCCCTTTGAAAGTGAACTCGCAGTCATAGCTGCTCGCTCCGAATCTGGCGAAATTGCGATTTATCCTGTCGTTGAAACTCTGCAAACCAACCAAGTCTGTCGCCGTACGGTTGCACCTGCGCGGATTAAGTCAAGCATTCGTGAACAGGTAAAAACCATTGCTACCCAGATTGTGACAACTCTAGATGCGATCGGCGTATTTGGGATCGAGTTCTTTTTAACCGCAACAGGGCAAATCAGCGTAAACGAAATCGCTCCCCGCACGCACAATTCAGGACATTACACGATTGAAGGCTGTCACACTTCCCAATTTGAGCAATTACTCCGTGTAGTTAGTGGGATGGATTTAGGCGATGTGGCGATGGTTGCCCCCGTTGCGGTGATGGTCAATCTCTTGGGATATGAAAAGGCAAATTGGACAAATTCTGAGAAATCTATTGAGAATTCTCGCTATGCAGAGAAACTCAAAGCGATCGCTAATTTCCCCAAGACTCACATTCATTGGTACAACAAAACAAGTTCTTCGGTTGGGCGCAAACTCGGTCATGTCACAATTTTGGCAGAAAGTCATGCTCTTGCTATTGATCTTAGCGATCGCATTGAAAGCATCTGGTACAACAATTAG